From one Sphingobacteriales bacterium genomic stretch:
- a CDS encoding DUF2723 domain-containing protein, producing the protein MTKQYKLINTITGFIVFAISLWQYTSTLESAGSLWDCGEFISCVYKLQVAHPPGAPFFMILGRIFTLFNPSNPALMVNFLSGLMTAGAVLFLFWTITLVAKELLVKKGEQIGLDTTTAIMGAGAVGALAASFSDTMWFSAVEGEVYASSLFFISIVLWAVMKWNEEADEPHGNRWLVFGAFMIGVSIGVHLLSLLVIPVAVIVYYFKKFKHTKLGFIIAFMIGFILLGMVQIGVIQIAIKMAGAVEYFFVNGIGLPFNIGFIFFWVLLFAAFIFLIYYAHKIRHADLQLFVVCFLVIFIGFSSYVMVPIRAAANPPINMNNPKDAFSLLSYLNREQYGSRALIKGPLFDAQPTGYETTGKDYYQDKKTKKYEVKGEKIAYTYNPEDEMFFPRMGPTNDGESASALYQYWTGFQGKPTFGDNLKYFFHYQMRYLYWRYFMWNFAGRQDDYQGTPGNEKMNGDWLTGIGFIDNMHLGSQEGLPQQILNQKARNYFYLLPLLLGIIGLVYMYRKSNDYFIIFGFLFVVMGIALIVYTNQPPREPRERDYALVGSFFAFCIYIGLAVAAVFDFLKSKKVPGMPIALATSILFLFVPYLMARQGWDDHNRHGRYMARDFATDYLVSCPPNAILFTQGDNDTYPLWYAQEVEGIRTDVRIVNLSLLGVDWYIDFLHRAANKSGPVPFHKDFTEDKYRGNTRDVIQYNDQSGFADPNQFYDIKNIMTFVLSDDPQFKAQTQRGESVNFLPTTKLKLKVDRAAVEKYNLIPEKFKDKVVDEIVWDLGKTRVIKYDLAVLSMVAAADWSRPICFANTVEETYYNGLSKYLIQEGEILRLVPCRFEENQRGYFAMNTSKNYDLVMHKFKYGGLGEREMFVDENSARILNTLKSVHFGIADDLIKNNMKKEALDVLEKVRKEFQYVNAPYYSPNNKFFNILSVQWIDLYNRADAGDKSKPVRDLFIKDLKDCLRFYNLPNNDFAALYGNDKKSAEDLVKRMDMLAVLYKDAAFKKELYAAFPGLVQTAEIDPAQQVPMQVFR; encoded by the coding sequence ATGACTAAACAATACAAACTAATAAATACCATAACAGGGTTTATAGTTTTTGCAATTTCACTTTGGCAGTACACGTCCACTTTAGAATCAGCAGGAAGTTTATGGGATTGCGGGGAATTTATATCCTGTGTCTATAAATTGCAGGTAGCGCACCCTCCGGGAGCTCCATTTTTTATGATTTTAGGAAGGATCTTTACCCTTTTTAACCCGTCTAATCCGGCATTAATGGTGAATTTTCTGTCCGGATTGATGACCGCCGGAGCCGTGCTGTTCCTGTTTTGGACCATTACATTAGTCGCCAAAGAATTATTGGTAAAAAAGGGAGAGCAAATAGGGCTGGATACTACCACAGCCATCATGGGTGCCGGTGCCGTTGGTGCATTGGCTGCATCATTTTCAGATACGATGTGGTTTTCTGCAGTAGAAGGAGAGGTGTATGCATCCTCCTTGTTTTTCATCTCTATCGTATTGTGGGCGGTTATGAAATGGAATGAAGAGGCGGATGAACCGCATGGCAATCGCTGGCTGGTTTTCGGAGCATTCATGATAGGTGTTTCAATCGGTGTGCACTTACTATCCTTACTGGTGATACCGGTTGCCGTTATCGTTTACTATTTTAAGAAATTTAAGCATACCAAGCTCGGTTTTATCATCGCCTTCATGATTGGCTTTATTTTATTGGGTATGGTACAGATCGGCGTTATACAGATTGCCATTAAGATGGCGGGTGCCGTGGAATATTTCTTCGTGAATGGCATCGGATTACCGTTCAATATCGGCTTTATTTTCTTCTGGGTGTTGCTGTTTGCTGCATTTATATTCCTGATTTATTACGCTCATAAGATCCGGCATGCCGATTTGCAGTTATTTGTGGTATGCTTTCTGGTGATTTTTATCGGCTTCTCTTCCTATGTGATGGTTCCGATACGTGCGGCGGCTAATCCGCCTATCAATATGAACAACCCGAAAGATGCATTCAGTTTGTTATCGTATCTGAACCGTGAACAATATGGTTCTCGTGCCCTGATAAAAGGCCCGTTGTTTGATGCGCAGCCTACCGGCTATGAAACCACCGGTAAAGACTACTATCAGGATAAAAAGACAAAAAAATACGAGGTAAAAGGGGAGAAAATCGCCTATACCTATAATCCAGAAGATGAAATGTTCTTCCCGCGTATGGGACCTACCAACGATGGTGAAAGCGCATCCGCATTGTATCAGTACTGGACGGGTTTTCAGGGCAAGCCTACATTTGGTGATAACCTGAAATATTTCTTTCATTACCAGATGCGCTATTTGTACTGGCGTTATTTTATGTGGAATTTTGCCGGAAGACAGGACGATTATCAGGGTACGCCGGGAAATGAGAAAATGAACGGAGACTGGTTAACCGGTATCGGATTTATTGATAATATGCACCTGGGCAGCCAGGAAGGATTACCTCAGCAAATACTGAATCAGAAAGCAAGGAATTATTTCTATCTGCTGCCGCTCCTGCTCGGTATTATTGGATTGGTGTATATGTATAGAAAAAGCAACGACTACTTTATCATTTTTGGGTTTCTGTTTGTCGTAATGGGGATAGCATTGATTGTCTATACCAACCAGCCGCCTCGGGAGCCCCGTGAACGGGATTATGCACTGGTGGGTTCCTTCTTTGCATTCTGTATTTATATAGGATTGGCAGTTGCAGCGGTATTCGATTTCCTGAAAAGCAAAAAAGTGCCCGGTATGCCAATTGCATTAGCGACGAGTATCCTGTTTCTTTTTGTTCCGTATTTGATGGCAAGACAAGGATGGGATGACCATAACCGGCATGGACGATACATGGCACGCGATTTTGCTACGGATTATCTGGTAAGCTGCCCGCCGAATGCCATCTTGTTTACGCAGGGCGATAACGACACCTATCCGCTGTGGTATGCACAGGAGGTAGAAGGAATCAGGACAGATGTACGGATTGTGAACCTGAGTTTACTTGGGGTAGACTGGTATATTGATTTTCTGCATCGTGCTGCCAACAAGTCCGGCCCTGTACCTTTTCATAAAGATTTTACAGAGGACAAGTACAGGGGCAATACGAGAGACGTCATTCAGTATAATGATCAATCCGGCTTTGCCGACCCTAATCAGTTTTATGATATTAAGAATATCATGACATTTGTGCTGAGTGACGATCCTCAGTTCAAGGCGCAGACACAGAGAGGTGAAAGCGTCAATTTCCTGCCTACCACCAAATTAAAGCTGAAAGTGGACAGGGCGGCAGTTGAAAAATATAATCTGATTCCGGAGAAGTTCAAAGATAAAGTAGTGGATGAAATTGTGTGGGATTTGGGAAAAACAAGGGTTATAAAATACGATTTGGCTGTATTGTCGATGGTTGCCGCCGCCGACTGGAGCCGTCCTATCTGTTTCGCCAATACGGTAGAAGAAACATATTATAACGGGTTAAGTAAATACCTCATTCAGGAAGGGGAGATACTGCGTTTGGTTCCATGCCGTTTTGAAGAAAACCAACGCGGGTATTTTGCCATGAATACCTCCAAAAATTATGATCTCGTCATGCATAAATTTAAATATGGCGGATTGGGTGAACGGGAAATGTTTGTGGATGAAAATTCTGCCAGAATCTTAAATACGCTGAAGAGCGTACATTTCGGGATAGCAGATGACCTTATTAAGAACAACATGAAAAAAGAAGCATTGGATGTGCTGGAAAAAGTGAGAAAAGAGTTTCAGTATGTAAATGCACCTTATTATTCACCAAATAACAAATTCTTCAATATCCTGAGTGTGCAGTGGATTGATCTGTATAACAGGGCAGATGCCGGTGATAAGTCTAAGCCGGTTAGAGATTTATTCA
- a CDS encoding class I SAM-dependent methyltransferase, with protein METLEICLCCGGKDFKPYLEAKDNYSTEFFNIVQCTSCGFIFTNPRPDVEEIGKYYSYDTYISHTSHKRGLVESVYRLARNYMKGKKLRLIQDIVGKRDGFSLLDFGCGTGDFLGYVKQQQIVAEGVEPEAQAREVAKNINKVDTYSIEQSETIEKGKFDVITLWHVLEHIHELHLQIDYFNQWLKPNGKLIIAVPNIESYDAKKYGRYWDAIDVPRHIYHYSPKNIRQIVGQHQFRFLQQYPLLLDAYYVSMRSEWHKGTNRFLAYFKAVFFGFKSNQAAKKDGNYSSLIYVFEKTA; from the coding sequence ATGGAAACACTCGAAATATGTTTATGTTGCGGAGGTAAAGATTTCAAGCCTTATCTGGAAGCAAAAGATAATTACTCTACGGAGTTCTTCAATATTGTACAGTGTACATCCTGCGGATTTATTTTCACCAATCCTCGCCCGGATGTTGAGGAAATAGGAAAGTATTACAGCTATGATACCTATATCTCGCACACCAGCCATAAGAGAGGTCTGGTGGAAAGTGTCTATCGTTTGGCACGTAATTACATGAAAGGTAAAAAATTAAGACTGATACAGGATATTGTCGGTAAAAGGGATGGATTCTCTTTACTGGATTTTGGTTGCGGAACCGGCGATTTTCTGGGATATGTCAAACAGCAGCAAATCGTTGCCGAGGGAGTGGAGCCGGAAGCGCAGGCGCGTGAAGTGGCGAAGAATATCAATAAGGTGGATACGTATTCCATAGAACAGTCTGAAACGATTGAAAAGGGAAAGTTTGATGTCATTACACTCTGGCACGTTTTGGAGCATATACATGAACTTCATCTGCAGATTGATTATTTCAACCAATGGCTAAAACCGAACGGGAAATTAATTATTGCGGTTCCCAATATCGAAAGTTATGATGCGAAAAAATACGGACGGTACTGGGATGCCATAGACGTACCCCGGCATATCTATCATTATTCGCCGAAAAACATCCGGCAGATAGTGGGTCAGCATCAGTTTCGTTTTTTGCAGCAATATCCGTTGTTGCTGGACGCCTATTATGTTTCCATGCGAAGTGAATGGCATAAAGGAACCAACAGGTTTTTAGCGTATTTCAAGGCAGTTTTTTTCGGGTTTAAGAGCAATCAGGCAGCTAAAAAGGATGGCAACTACTCCAGTTTGATTTACGTGTTTGAGAAAACTGCCTGA
- a CDS encoding 2OG-Fe(II) oxygenase, whose amino-acid sequence MHFLNSQPFLEFLQNLTGIKETLIPDPYFEGGGFHEIKPGGYLKMHVDFHKHKLTKLDRRLNILVYLNEDWKEEYGGHFELWERDMSKCVKKIMPSFNRLAMFSTTDFSWHGLPDPLNCPPDRSRRSIALYYYTNGRPEGEVNVGDKARITTTFATRDGQDSGKMKVFNSMVNLANDLLPPIVVKAIKKSRNT is encoded by the coding sequence GTGCATTTTCTCAACTCTCAGCCGTTCCTGGAGTTTTTGCAGAACCTCACCGGCATCAAGGAAACCCTGATTCCGGATCCGTATTTTGAAGGCGGCGGTTTTCATGAGATTAAACCCGGCGGTTATTTGAAAATGCACGTGGATTTCCATAAACATAAACTGACGAAGCTGGACAGACGGCTGAATATCCTGGTCTATCTGAATGAAGACTGGAAAGAAGAATACGGCGGGCATTTTGAACTGTGGGAACGGGATATGAGCAAATGTGTGAAGAAAATCATGCCGTCGTTCAACCGGCTGGCCATGTTCTCTACGACGGACTTTTCCTGGCACGGACTGCCGGATCCATTGAATTGTCCGCCTGACAGAAGCCGTCGTTCCATTGCATTATATTACTATACCAATGGCCGGCCGGAAGGGGAAGTGAACGTGGGGGACAAGGCACGTATTACCACCACTTTTGCCACCAGGGATGGACAGGACTCCGGAAAGATGAAAGTGTTTAATTCTATGGTCAACCTGGCCAATGATTTGTTGCCGCCGATAGTGGTGAAAGCCATTAAAAAATCCAGAAACACGTAA